A genomic stretch from Setaria italica strain Yugu1 chromosome VII, Setaria_italica_v2.0, whole genome shotgun sequence includes:
- the LOC101763731 gene encoding uncharacterized protein LOC101763731: MLLTKPHLSNPLAPSAPPPNPATSSSHARPLAAPTARRGRLRISATSAAAPAATAAAAALSRVDVLSEALPFIQRFKGKTVVVKYGGAAMKSPELQASVIRDLVLLSCVGLRPVLVHGGGPEINSWLLRVGVEPQFRDGLRVTDALTMEVVEMVLVGKVNKNLVSLINLEGGTAVGLCGKDARLITARPSPNAAALGFVGEVARVDATVLHPIIASGHIPVIATVAADETGQAYNINADTAAGEIAAAVGAEKLLLLTDVPGILADRNDPGSLVKEIDIAGVRQMVADGKVAGGMIPKVECCVRALAQGVHTASIIDGRVPHSLLLEILTDEGTGTMITG; the protein is encoded by the coding sequence ATGCTCCTCACCAAACCCCACCTCTCCAACCCGCTCGCCCCATCCGCGCCGCCCCCCAACCCCGCTACCAGCTCCAGCCATGCCAGGCCCctcgccgcccccaccgcccgTCGCGGCCGCCTCCGCATCTCCGCCACTTCCGCGGcagcgcccgccgccaccgccgccgccgccgcgctgagCCGAGTGGACGTGCTCTCGGAGGCGCTCCCCTTCATCCAGCGCTTCAAGGGCAAGACGGTGGTGGTCAAGTACGGCGGCGCCGCGATGAAGTCGCCGGAGCTCCAGGCGTCAGTGATCCGCGACCTCGTCCTCCTTTCTTGCGTGGGCCTCCGCCCCGTACTCGTCCACGGCGGGGGCCCGGAGATCAACTCCTGGCTGctccgcgtcggcgtcgagccGCAGTTCCGCGACGGCCTCCGCGTCACGGACGCGCTTACCATGGAGGTCGTCGAGATGGTGCTCGTCGGCAAGGTCAACAAGAACCTCGTCTCCCTCATCAACCTCGAGGGGGGCACCGCTGTCGGCCTCTGTGGCAAGGACGCGCGCCTCATCACCGCGCGCCCGTCACCCAACGCCGCGGCCCTCGGATTCGTCGGCGAGGTCGCGCGCGTCGACGCCACCGTTCTCCACCCCATCATTGCCTCGGGCCATATCCCGGTCATCGCCACAGTGGCCGCCGACGAGACTGGGCAGGCCTACAACATCAATGCTGACACCGCGGCTGGCGAGATCGCCGCTGCCGTGGGCGCcgagaagctgctgctgctgacggATGTGCCTGGGATACTGGCTGACCGTAATGATCCTGGGAGCCTGGTGAAAGAGATTGACATTGCCGGGGTTCGGCAGATGGTGGCCGACGGGAAGGTAGCAGGTGGGATGATACCCAAGGTGGAGTGCTGTGTGCGCGCCCTCGCACAAGGTGTGCACACCGCGAGTATCATTGATGGGCGTGTTCCACACTCGTTGCTGCTTGAGATTCTCACAGATGAGGGTACGGGCACCATGATCACTGGCTGA